Proteins co-encoded in one Acidovorax sp. 69 genomic window:
- a CDS encoding HAMP domain-containing sensor histidine kinase, whose amino-acid sequence MALHPTSHPQARPHGPSFQQLLLLAFLLIAGLLGASALRAVFTLEALMGQSQASAAQAAALNVAAQALNQRGQAMERSARQSLVLNDPLLRQSFDDMAVDAQGIVRQLSDAGLPPAQAQQWQTRMQTVHDLLNAPPWQSLENERSVAEEFVALDTLHGAITHSVQELNARQASELQAQVDASRRTVMHQLVGAIVLALVLALWLGIWLARPFKRLERAIRRLGENQLEQAVAITGPADVRRVGQQLEWLRLRLLELDADKARFLRHVSHELKTPLAALREGVALLQDGVTGELSEGQKEVTQILHQNTLVLQSEIEALLRFNAAAFEARQLQRRETDLIALLEDLVEAQRLQWQARSLRVEVSGERTVLLLDAEKITSAMGNLLSNAIRFSPEQGTVHLAVSRAPGQVLVDVTDDGPGVAPADRAHVFEPFYRGERQPENAVRGTGIGLSIVQEYIHAHGGRVQVLQMPGDAPRSFFRIELPDAS is encoded by the coding sequence ATGGCCCTACACCCCACGAGCCACCCGCAGGCTCGCCCGCACGGCCCATCGTTTCAGCAACTGCTGCTGCTCGCCTTCTTGCTGATTGCGGGGCTGCTGGGCGCCAGTGCCCTGCGCGCGGTGTTCACCCTGGAAGCGCTGATGGGCCAAAGCCAGGCCAGCGCTGCCCAAGCGGCCGCGCTGAATGTGGCCGCGCAGGCGCTGAACCAGCGTGGCCAAGCCATGGAGCGGTCGGCCCGGCAATCGCTGGTGCTGAACGACCCACTCCTTCGCCAAAGCTTTGATGACATGGCCGTCGATGCCCAGGGCATCGTGCGCCAGCTGAGCGACGCAGGCCTGCCCCCCGCCCAAGCCCAGCAGTGGCAGACCCGCATGCAGACCGTGCACGATTTGCTGAACGCACCGCCCTGGCAGTCGCTGGAGAACGAACGCAGCGTGGCCGAAGAGTTTGTAGCGCTCGACACCCTGCACGGGGCCATCACGCACTCGGTGCAAGAACTCAATGCCCGCCAGGCCAGCGAGCTGCAAGCGCAGGTAGACGCCAGCCGCCGCACTGTGATGCACCAACTGGTGGGCGCAATTGTGCTGGCACTGGTGTTAGCGCTGTGGCTGGGCATCTGGCTGGCGCGCCCTTTCAAGCGGCTGGAGCGCGCCATTCGCCGCCTGGGCGAGAACCAGCTGGAACAAGCCGTGGCCATCACCGGCCCCGCCGACGTACGCCGCGTGGGCCAGCAACTGGAGTGGCTGCGCCTGCGGCTGCTGGAGCTGGACGCCGACAAGGCGCGCTTTTTGCGCCATGTCTCGCACGAGCTCAAAACCCCGCTGGCTGCGCTGCGCGAGGGCGTGGCCCTGCTGCAAGACGGCGTGACCGGCGAACTGAGCGAAGGCCAGAAAGAAGTGACGCAGATCCTGCACCAGAACACCCTGGTGCTGCAAAGCGAGATCGAGGCACTGCTGCGCTTTAACGCCGCCGCCTTCGAGGCCCGCCAGTTGCAGCGGCGCGAGACCGATCTGATCGCCCTGCTGGAAGACCTGGTCGAGGCCCAGCGCCTGCAATGGCAGGCCCGCAGCCTGCGGGTGGAGGTGAGCGGCGAGCGCACCGTGCTGCTGCTGGATGCAGAAAAAATCACCTCAGCCATGGGCAACCTGCTGTCCAACGCCATCCGTTTCTCACCCGAACAAGGCACCGTGCATCTGGCCGTGTCGCGCGCGCCTGGCCAGGTGCTGGTGGATGTGACCGACGACGGCCCCGGCGTGGCCCCCGCCGACCGGGCCCATGTGTTTGAACCCTTTTACCGGGGCGAGCGCCAGCCTGAGAACGCGGTGCGCGGCACCGGCATCGGGCTGTCCATCGTGCAGGAATACATCCACGCCCACGGCGGGCGGGTGCAGGTGCTGCAGATGCCGGGCGACGCCCCCCGCTCTTTTTTCCGAATCGAATTGCCTGATGCTTCCTGA
- a CDS encoding glucan biosynthesis protein G has protein sequence MVLAAALLTGAAQAQSFDFDSVTRLARERAEKPYRASSDTLPADLAKLNYDQVRDIRWRPDRALWRAEKLPFEAMFFHLGLYQKEPVLINEVTPQGARHIGYSRADFDYGKNQVRPEAWGDLGFAGFRLHNHLNSSAYKDELVVFQGASYFRALGKGQQYGLSARGLAIDTVGGSGEEFPRFTEFWLVRPDPLSTQVTVYALLDSPRATGAYRFDIQPGTQTTTTVRSRIFVRPSTGSKPTATLGIAPLTSMFFFGENQPRKDDFRPEVHDSDGLMMATGEGEWLWRPLQNPQQTLVTSFATQNPKGFGLMQRDRQWSNYEDVEARYERRPSAWVRPLHDWGAGRVELVQLNTPDETHDNIVAYWVPAQMPAPGQPLEFAYELSWQGDEQQRPPGAWATQSRRGMGYTKETAAALRQQTQYVVDFDGPALKALPADATVKAVVTSDANGKVLENIVYRNPATDQWRMTVRVQRQKAGRPIELRAFLQHDNNAVSETWTHIILPE, from the coding sequence ATGGTGCTGGCCGCCGCCCTGTTGACAGGCGCCGCACAGGCCCAAAGCTTCGATTTCGACAGCGTCACCCGCCTCGCCCGGGAACGTGCGGAGAAGCCTTATCGCGCATCCAGCGACACGCTCCCCGCCGACCTCGCCAAACTCAATTACGACCAGGTGCGCGACATCCGCTGGCGTCCTGACCGTGCCCTGTGGCGCGCCGAAAAGTTGCCGTTCGAGGCCATGTTCTTCCACCTGGGCCTGTACCAGAAGGAGCCAGTGCTGATCAACGAGGTGACGCCGCAGGGCGCGCGCCACATCGGCTACAGCCGCGCGGACTTCGACTACGGCAAGAACCAGGTGCGGCCTGAGGCCTGGGGCGACCTCGGCTTTGCGGGCTTTCGCCTGCACAACCACCTCAACTCCAGCGCCTACAAGGATGAGCTGGTGGTCTTCCAGGGCGCAAGTTACTTCCGCGCACTGGGCAAGGGCCAGCAGTACGGCCTGTCGGCCCGCGGGCTGGCCATCGACACCGTGGGTGGCAGTGGCGAAGAGTTCCCACGCTTCACCGAGTTCTGGCTGGTGCGGCCCGATCCCTTGTCCACGCAGGTCACCGTGTATGCGCTGCTGGATTCGCCCCGTGCCACCGGCGCTTACCGCTTCGACATTCAGCCGGGCACGCAGACCACCACCACCGTGCGCAGCCGTATTTTTGTGCGGCCCAGCACGGGCAGCAAACCCACCGCCACGCTGGGCATTGCGCCGTTGACCAGCATGTTTTTCTTTGGCGAGAACCAGCCCCGCAAAGACGACTTTCGGCCCGAGGTCCATGACTCCGATGGGCTGATGATGGCCACGGGTGAGGGCGAATGGCTCTGGCGCCCGCTGCAAAACCCCCAGCAGACGCTGGTCACCTCGTTTGCCACCCAGAATCCCAAGGGCTTTGGCCTGATGCAGCGCGACCGCCAATGGTCGAACTATGAGGATGTGGAAGCCCGCTATGAGCGCCGCCCCAGCGCCTGGGTGCGCCCACTGCACGACTGGGGCGCAGGCCGGGTCGAACTGGTGCAGCTCAACACCCCCGACGAAACGCACGACAACATCGTGGCGTATTGGGTGCCCGCCCAGATGCCAGCCCCCGGCCAGCCCCTGGAATTTGCCTATGAGCTGAGCTGGCAAGGCGATGAGCAGCAGAGGCCACCCGGGGCCTGGGCGACGCAATCGCGCCGCGGCATGGGCTACACCAAAGAGACCGCTGCCGCCCTGCGCCAGCAGACGCAGTACGTGGTCGATTTCGACGGCCCCGCCCTCAAGGCTTTGCCCGCTGACGCCACGGTGAAGGCCGTGGTGACCAGCGATGCCAACGGCAAGGTGCTGGAAAACATCGTCTACCGCAATCCCGCCACTGACCAGTGGCGCATGACCGTTCGCGTACAGCGCCAGAAGGCCGGTCGCCCGATCGAGCTGCGCGCTTTTCTCCAACACGACAACAACGCTGTGAGTGAAACATGGACGCACATCATTCTTCCCGAGTAA
- a CDS encoding DsbC family protein, whose translation MKLTTSLLTIAAMTLGLSATAQESDIRKALAERIPQMDKIDEVRSTPMAGLYEVRIGTDLFYTDAKGNYVIQGELIDTKARRNLTEDRINKLTAVNFSELPLKDAVTIVRGDGKRKVAVFEDPNCGYCKRFERDMQQVNNVTVYLFLYPILSPDSAEKSRNIWCSKDKAGAWQDQMVRDKPATAASCDTSALQRNLAFGKKHKITGTPTLIFTNGTRVPGAIGAQEVEKRLAEASSESGTN comes from the coding sequence ATGAAACTGACCACCAGCCTGCTGACCATCGCCGCCATGACCCTGGGCCTGAGTGCCACGGCTCAGGAGTCGGACATCCGCAAGGCGCTTGCCGAGCGCATTCCCCAGATGGACAAGATCGACGAAGTACGCTCCACGCCCATGGCAGGGCTGTACGAAGTGCGCATTGGCACGGACCTGTTCTACACCGATGCCAAGGGCAACTACGTGATCCAGGGCGAACTCATTGACACCAAGGCGCGTCGCAATTTGACCGAGGACCGTATCAACAAGCTGACGGCCGTCAATTTTTCTGAACTCCCCCTGAAAGATGCCGTGACCATCGTGCGTGGTGACGGCAAACGCAAGGTCGCGGTCTTTGAAGACCCCAACTGCGGATACTGCAAGCGGTTTGAGCGTGACATGCAACAGGTGAACAACGTCACCGTTTATCTGTTCCTCTATCCCATCCTGAGCCCTGACTCGGCCGAAAAATCGCGCAATATCTGGTGCTCCAAAGACAAGGCCGGCGCCTGGCAAGACCAGATGGTGCGCGACAAACCCGCGACTGCAGCCAGCTGCGACACCAGCGCACTGCAACGCAACCTGGCGTTCGGAAAAAAGCACAAGATCACCGGAACCCCTACGCTGATCTTCACCAATGGGACCCGCGTGCCGGGTGCGATCGGCGCTCAGGAGGTTGAAAAACGTCTGGCGGAGGCCAGCAGCGAATCGGGAACGAACTGA
- a CDS encoding sigma 54-interacting transcriptional regulator, whose amino-acid sequence MTASTRPATAHSPAHRILVVDDDADMLRLLSLRLKAAGHEVMAVGSAEAALAQLDVARPQLVLSDVRLPGKDGLALFDEVHARHPSLPVILLTAHGTIPDAVEATSRGVFTYLTKPYDGKELLEKVAEALALSAPAVHQAHANEAWRADIVSRSARMTDLLAEAYMVAQSDASVLLLGDSGSGKELLAQAIHRASPRARHPFVAVNCGAIPEALLESELFGHIKGAFTDAVSHHKGLFQAAEGGTLLLDEIGDMPPALQVKLLRVLQERAVRPVGANQSTPIDVRIISATHRDLEAAMTTAQFREDLYYRLNVVTLTLPTLADRREDIALLANHFLDKLARKYDKRLSGFAPEALKALTQASWPGNVRQLYNVVEQVCALSTTPLVPLTLVQRALRTPSTQVLSFAEARQRFEREYLVGLLKMTDGNVADAARLAQRNRTEFYRLLQKHALTPGNFKNDVVDNEDVADERHD is encoded by the coding sequence ATGACCGCATCCACGCGCCCTGCAACCGCCCACAGCCCCGCCCACCGCATCCTGGTGGTGGACGACGATGCCGACATGCTGCGCCTGCTATCGCTGCGGCTGAAGGCCGCTGGGCATGAGGTCATGGCCGTGGGCTCGGCCGAGGCTGCGCTGGCACAGCTCGACGTGGCCCGGCCCCAGCTGGTGCTGAGCGATGTGCGCCTGCCCGGCAAGGATGGCCTGGCGCTGTTTGATGAGGTGCATGCACGCCACCCCTCGCTGCCGGTGATTCTGCTCACGGCGCACGGCACCATCCCCGATGCGGTCGAGGCCACATCGCGTGGCGTCTTCACCTACCTGACCAAGCCCTACGACGGCAAAGAGCTGCTGGAAAAAGTGGCTGAGGCCCTGGCCCTGAGCGCCCCCGCCGTGCACCAGGCCCACGCCAACGAGGCCTGGCGGGCCGACATCGTGAGCCGCTCGGCCCGCATGACCGACCTGCTGGCCGAGGCCTACATGGTGGCCCAGTCGGACGCCAGCGTGCTGCTGCTGGGCGATAGCGGCTCAGGCAAAGAACTGTTGGCCCAGGCCATCCACCGAGCCAGTCCGCGAGCACGCCACCCTTTTGTCGCCGTCAACTGCGGCGCCATTCCGGAGGCCTTGCTCGAATCCGAACTTTTTGGCCACATCAAAGGGGCTTTCACCGATGCAGTGAGCCACCACAAAGGGCTGTTCCAGGCCGCGGAAGGTGGCACCTTGCTGTTGGACGAGATTGGCGACATGCCGCCCGCCCTGCAGGTGAAGCTGCTGCGGGTGCTGCAAGAGCGCGCAGTACGCCCCGTGGGGGCCAACCAGTCGACTCCCATCGATGTGCGCATCATCTCGGCCACGCACCGCGATCTGGAAGCGGCCATGACCACGGCCCAGTTTCGCGAGGACCTGTACTACCGGCTCAATGTGGTCACGCTGACTCTGCCCACGCTCGCAGACCGGCGCGAAGACATCGCACTGCTGGCCAATCATTTTCTCGACAAGCTGGCACGCAAGTACGACAAACGCCTGTCAGGCTTTGCGCCCGAGGCACTCAAGGCTCTGACCCAGGCCTCCTGGCCCGGCAATGTGCGCCAGCTCTACAACGTCGTCGAGCAGGTGTGCGCCCTGTCCACCACACCGCTCGTGCCCCTGACGCTGGTGCAGCGCGCGTTGCGCACGCCGTCTACCCAGGTGCTGAGCTTTGCCGAGGCCCGGCAAAGGTTTGAGCGCGAGTACCTGGTGGGCCTGCTCAAGATGACGGATGGCAACGTGGCCGACGCGGCGCGCCTGGCGCAGCGCAACCGCACGGAGTTCTACCGGCTGCTGCAAAAGCACGCCTTGACCCCCGGAAACTTCAAGAACGATGTTGTGGACAACGAAGACGTCGCTGATGAGCGACACGACTAG
- the miaB gene encoding tRNA (N6-isopentenyl adenosine(37)-C2)-methylthiotransferase MiaB, whose product MAKKVFIKTFGCQMNEYDSDKMADVLHAAQGYEPTQNVEEADLILFNTCSVREKAQEKVFSDLGRIKHLKARGVKIGVGGCVASQEGAEIIKRAPYVDVVFGPQTLHRLPEMLNQREQLNKPQVDISFPEIEKFDHLPPARVEGASAFVSIMEGCSKYCSYCVVPYTRGEEVSRPFDDVLVEVAGLADQGVKEITLLGQNVNAYLGKMGGTAEIADFALLLEYVSDIPGIERIRYTTSHPNEFTPRLIEAYAKLPKLASHLHLPVQHGSDRILMAMKRGYTAMEYKSTVRKLRAIRPDLAMSSDFIVGFPGETEDDFNKMMKLIDDIHFDNSFSFIFSPRPGTPAAGLHDDTPHDVKLRRLQHLQGVINANIKSISESRVGTVQRILVEGASKRDATELMGRTECNRVVNFVGQPRLVGQMVDVTITEAKAYTLRGEVLVREGAALTA is encoded by the coding sequence ATGGCCAAAAAAGTCTTTATCAAAACCTTCGGCTGCCAGATGAACGAGTACGACTCGGACAAGATGGCCGACGTGCTCCATGCCGCCCAAGGCTACGAACCCACACAGAACGTGGAAGAGGCCGACCTCATCCTCTTCAACACCTGCTCGGTGCGCGAAAAAGCACAAGAAAAGGTTTTCAGCGACCTGGGCCGCATCAAGCACCTGAAGGCACGCGGCGTGAAGATTGGCGTGGGCGGCTGTGTGGCCAGCCAGGAAGGCGCCGAGATCATCAAGCGCGCCCCCTATGTAGACGTGGTGTTTGGCCCGCAAACCCTGCACCGCCTGCCCGAGATGCTGAACCAGCGTGAGCAGTTGAACAAGCCGCAGGTGGACATCAGCTTCCCTGAGATCGAGAAGTTCGACCACCTGCCGCCTGCGCGCGTCGAAGGTGCCTCGGCCTTTGTGTCGATCATGGAAGGCTGCAGCAAATACTGCAGCTACTGCGTGGTGCCCTACACCCGGGGCGAGGAAGTGAGCCGCCCGTTTGACGACGTGCTGGTCGAAGTAGCGGGCCTGGCCGACCAGGGCGTGAAAGAAATCACCCTGCTGGGCCAGAACGTGAACGCCTACCTGGGCAAGATGGGCGGCACGGCCGAGATTGCCGACTTTGCCCTGCTGCTCGAATACGTGTCGGACATCCCCGGCATTGAGCGCATTCGCTACACCACCAGCCACCCCAACGAGTTCACGCCCCGGCTCATCGAGGCCTACGCCAAGCTGCCCAAGCTGGCCAGCCACTTGCACCTGCCCGTGCAGCACGGCAGCGACCGCATTTTGATGGCCATGAAGCGCGGCTACACCGCCATGGAATACAAGAGCACGGTGCGCAAGCTGCGCGCCATCCGCCCCGACCTGGCCATGAGCAGCGACTTCATCGTGGGCTTTCCGGGCGAGACGGAAGACGACTTCAACAAGATGATGAAGCTGATTGACGACATCCACTTCGACAACAGCTTCAGCTTCATCTTCAGCCCCCGCCCTGGCACGCCTGCTGCGGGCCTGCACGACGACACGCCGCACGACGTGAAGCTGCGCCGCCTGCAGCACCTGCAGGGCGTCATCAACGCCAACATCAAGTCCATCAGCGAAAGCCGTGTGGGCACGGTGCAGCGCATTCTGGTGGAAGGCGCCTCCAAGCGCGATGCCACCGAGCTGATGGGCCGCACCGAGTGCAACCGCGTGGTCAACTTTGTGGGCCAGCCCCGCCTGGTGGGGCAAATGGTGGATGTGACCATCACCGAGGCCAAGGCCTACACCTTGCGCGGCGAAGTGCTGGTGCGCGAGGGCGCAGCCCTCACGGCCTGA
- a CDS encoding FAD-dependent monooxygenase, which translates to MAQTFDICIRGTGIVGRTLALLLARERLKVALVPAPPPPHAVSADVRAYALNTASRQMLESLRSWPDAQHATAVKQMQVLGDQGGAVVFDADRQGVDALAWIVDVPALEARLAEAVRFQPQVEVVEATVAAPLTVVCEGRASSTRSEFGVDFQVTPYAQHAIATRVQCEHPHGQVARQWFLPNGILAFLPLDGPLGNSVAVVWSVLQEQVAPLMALSPKEFSQALQTASQQALGTLTLCSERAAWPLQLAKADRWCGASPSDGSAPRSWVLAGDAAHNVHPLAGQGLNLGLADVQALAEVLRTRDYWRSVADLRLLRRYERERKAALTAMGLATDGLQQLFARQEAPWQALRNWGMKGFERSGALKDFVARRAMGMH; encoded by the coding sequence ATGGCCCAAACCTTTGATATCTGTATTCGTGGCACCGGCATTGTGGGCAGGACCTTGGCACTGCTGCTGGCGCGAGAACGACTGAAAGTGGCCCTGGTGCCCGCCCCACCGCCCCCACACGCCGTATCGGCCGACGTGAGGGCCTATGCCTTGAACACTGCATCGCGCCAGATGCTTGAATCCCTGCGCAGTTGGCCCGATGCCCAACATGCAACGGCTGTCAAACAAATGCAGGTTCTGGGTGATCAAGGTGGCGCCGTGGTGTTTGACGCGGACCGGCAGGGTGTGGACGCACTGGCCTGGATCGTCGATGTACCGGCCCTGGAAGCCCGTCTCGCGGAGGCTGTGCGTTTTCAACCGCAGGTGGAGGTGGTGGAAGCCACTGTGGCAGCCCCGCTGACGGTCGTGTGTGAGGGCCGGGCCAGCAGTACGCGGTCGGAATTCGGCGTGGATTTTCAAGTGACGCCCTACGCCCAGCACGCCATTGCCACCCGAGTGCAGTGCGAACACCCCCATGGGCAGGTGGCACGCCAATGGTTTCTGCCAAATGGCATCCTGGCATTTTTGCCCCTGGACGGCCCGCTGGGGAACTCCGTGGCTGTTGTGTGGTCCGTCTTACAGGAGCAAGTGGCTCCGCTGATGGCCCTGTCCCCCAAAGAATTCTCTCAAGCGCTTCAGACCGCCAGCCAGCAGGCCCTGGGCACGCTAACGCTGTGCTCCGAGCGAGCCGCCTGGCCCCTGCAACTGGCCAAGGCAGACCGCTGGTGCGGAGCCAGCCCCTCCGACGGGAGCGCTCCCCGCAGTTGGGTTCTTGCAGGTGATGCCGCCCATAACGTGCACCCGTTGGCGGGGCAAGGACTGAATCTGGGGCTGGCCGATGTGCAGGCTTTGGCCGAGGTTTTGCGCACGCGTGACTACTGGCGCAGCGTAGCCGACCTGCGGTTGCTGCGACGCTATGAACGGGAGCGCAAAGCGGCCCTGACGGCCATGGGCCTGGCCACGGACGGACTGCAGCAGTTGTTCGCACGCCAGGAGGCGCCCTGGCAAGCATTGCGCAACTGGGGCATGAAGGGGTTTGAGCGCAGTGGCGCTTTGAAAGATTTTGTGGCCCGCCGGGCCATGGGAATGCACTGA
- a CDS encoding enoyl-CoA hydratase, whose amino-acid sequence MAYETIEVRIEADKVGVITLSRPKQLNALNDQLMNELGTALKAFDADDKIGCMIVTGSEKAFAAGADIGAMANYSFADTYKGDYITRNWETIRSIRKPVIAAVSGFALGGGCELAMMCDFIIAADNARFGQPEIKLGVIPGAGGTQRLPRAVGKSKAMDMALTGRMMDATEAERAGLVSRVVPYDKLMDEALGAAIIVAGFSQLAVMAAKESVNRAFEGTLSDGVMFERRLFHALFSTRDQKEGMDAFMNKRTANFTHQ is encoded by the coding sequence ATGGCCTACGAAACCATCGAGGTCCGCATTGAAGCGGACAAAGTCGGCGTCATCACCCTCAGCCGCCCCAAGCAACTCAACGCGCTGAACGACCAGTTGATGAACGAGCTGGGCACGGCCCTCAAGGCGTTCGATGCGGATGACAAGATCGGCTGCATGATCGTCACCGGCAGCGAAAAGGCATTTGCTGCAGGCGCCGACATTGGCGCCATGGCCAATTACAGCTTTGCAGACACCTACAAGGGCGACTACATCACCCGCAACTGGGAAACGATCCGCTCCATCCGCAAACCGGTCATCGCGGCCGTGAGCGGTTTTGCGCTGGGTGGCGGCTGTGAGCTGGCCATGATGTGCGACTTCATCATTGCCGCCGACAACGCCCGATTTGGACAGCCCGAAATCAAGCTGGGTGTGATCCCTGGAGCGGGTGGCACGCAGCGCCTGCCCCGCGCCGTGGGCAAGTCGAAAGCCATGGACATGGCCCTGACGGGCCGCATGATGGACGCCACCGAAGCCGAACGTGCAGGTCTGGTCAGCCGTGTAGTGCCCTACGACAAACTCATGGACGAAGCCTTGGGCGCCGCAATCATCGTGGCAGGCTTCTCTCAGTTGGCCGTGATGGCCGCCAAGGAATCCGTCAATCGCGCCTTTGAAGGCACGCTGTCGGATGGCGTGATGTTTGAGCGCCGCCTGTTCCACGCCCTGTTCTCCACCCGGGATCAGAAGGAAGGCATGGACGCGTTCATGAACAAACGCACAGCGAACTTCACACACCAATAA
- a CDS encoding M61 family metallopeptidase, with protein sequence MPSARKTPPADVHYRIEPSDLHAHLFTVSLTVAHPAAEQEVSLPVWIPGSYLVREFSKNLQELKARQGKRGITLTQRDKHRWQADCAPGKPLELTYTVCAYDSSVRTAWLDASRGFFNGTSLCLRVHGQEKRQHTLEIVSTAATVQWSVATGLRAVAADKKGFGLYSATDYDELVDCPVEMGAFWVGRFKAGGIPHQFVVAGAAPSFDGKRLLADTQKICEAAVRFWHKGGSKAPFKNYLFMLNAVADGYGGLEHRNSTALICGRRDLPRHEESRATDGYTTLLGLISHEYFHTWNVKRLRPAEFTAYDYTQENYTELLWFFEGFTSYYDDLLLRRAGLIDDATYLKLITKTINQVLQTPGRTVQTVAQASYDAWVKYYRQDENTPNATVSYYTKGSLVALCLDLTLRKEGKTTLDDVMRGLWARTAGGPMTEADLRSVLEELAGRSLDTELGHWVHSTTELPLAELLAAHGVNLKAEPPQLAQRLGLRVAENHSVQIKSVLRGGAAEKAGMTPGDEWLGLQVQDRGWRINKLDDVAFYAGTETALVALVARDGRLLQLPLELPARNKTGAPPPPKPVRTLRGASSGLPTPTADTISLTPTDAAALGRWLA encoded by the coding sequence ATGCCATCTGCCCGCAAAACTCCACCTGCTGACGTTCACTACCGCATCGAGCCGTCAGACCTTCACGCCCATCTGTTCACGGTGTCCCTGACCGTTGCCCATCCGGCGGCAGAGCAGGAAGTGTCCTTGCCGGTATGGATTCCAGGCAGCTACCTGGTGCGGGAGTTCTCAAAAAACCTGCAAGAACTGAAGGCCCGCCAGGGTAAGCGTGGGATCACACTGACCCAGCGCGACAAACATCGCTGGCAGGCCGACTGCGCGCCAGGCAAGCCCTTGGAGCTGACCTACACCGTGTGCGCCTATGACAGCTCAGTGCGCACGGCATGGCTGGACGCCTCACGCGGTTTTTTCAACGGGACCAGCCTGTGCCTGCGGGTGCATGGACAGGAAAAGCGGCAGCACACACTTGAAATCGTCAGCACTGCCGCGACGGTGCAATGGTCGGTGGCCACAGGACTGCGCGCAGTAGCCGCCGACAAGAAGGGGTTCGGCCTGTACAGCGCTACAGACTATGACGAACTCGTGGATTGCCCTGTGGAAATGGGTGCATTCTGGGTCGGTCGCTTCAAGGCAGGTGGCATCCCCCATCAGTTTGTGGTGGCAGGCGCGGCGCCATCCTTTGACGGCAAACGGTTGCTGGCCGACACCCAGAAAATTTGCGAGGCCGCCGTCCGCTTCTGGCACAAGGGGGGGAGCAAGGCGCCCTTCAAAAACTACCTGTTCATGCTCAATGCTGTTGCAGATGGGTACGGAGGTCTGGAGCACCGCAACTCCACCGCTCTGATCTGTGGCCGCCGCGACCTCCCGCGCCATGAGGAAAGCCGGGCGACCGACGGCTACACCACGCTGCTCGGGCTTATCAGCCACGAATACTTCCACACCTGGAACGTCAAGCGCCTGCGCCCCGCCGAATTCACCGCCTACGACTACACCCAGGAAAACTACACAGAACTGCTGTGGTTCTTTGAAGGTTTCACCAGCTACTACGACGATCTGCTGCTGCGCCGTGCCGGGCTGATCGATGACGCCACCTACTTGAAGCTGATCACCAAGACCATCAACCAGGTCCTGCAAACCCCAGGAAGGACTGTTCAAACGGTCGCCCAGGCCAGCTATGACGCCTGGGTCAAATACTATCGACAGGACGAAAACACCCCCAACGCTACGGTGAGCTACTACACCAAGGGCTCCCTGGTGGCCCTGTGCCTGGACCTGACCCTGCGCAAGGAGGGTAAGACCACACTCGACGACGTGATGCGCGGCCTGTGGGCCCGCACGGCAGGCGGCCCGATGACCGAAGCCGACCTGCGCTCTGTGCTTGAAGAGTTGGCGGGCCGATCCTTGGACACCGAACTGGGGCACTGGGTCCACAGCACCACCGAACTACCCTTGGCCGAATTGCTCGCGGCCCATGGCGTGAACCTCAAGGCAGAGCCCCCCCAGTTGGCCCAGCGGCTGGGCCTGCGCGTGGCAGAAAATCACAGTGTGCAGATCAAATCCGTGTTGCGTGGCGGCGCCGCCGAGAAGGCGGGCATGACACCCGGGGACGAATGGCTGGGGTTGCAGGTGCAAGACCGGGGGTGGCGCATCAACAAGCTCGATGACGTCGCGTTCTACGCTGGCACCGAGACCGCATTGGTGGCGCTGGTCGCCCGGGATGGACGCCTGTTGCAGCTGCCCCTGGAACTGCCTGCCCGAAACAAGACCGGTGCGCCCCCGCCGCCAAAACCGGTCAGAACGCTCCGAGGGGCCTCCAGCGGCTTGCCCACCCCGACGGCAGACACAATCAGCCTGACCCCAACCGACGCGGCAGCCCTGGGACGCTGGCTGGCCTGA